A stretch of the Bradyrhizobium sp. CCBAU 53351 genome encodes the following:
- the modB gene encoding molybdate ABC transporter permease subunit: MFEISPAEWTAILLSLRVAIIATLVATPFGIALAWLLARRDFWGKSVLDAVVHLPLVLPPVVTGYLLLLSFGRRGLVGGFLADYLGIVFSFRWTGAALACGVMAFPLLVRPMRLSIEVIDRRLEQAAETLGAAPWKVFFTVTLPLALPGVLAGMVLGFAKAIGEFGATITFVSNIPGETQTISSAIYSLIQTPDGDAAAGRLVIVSIVLALGALIAAEWFVRRATQRLHGN; the protein is encoded by the coding sequence ATGTTCGAGATCTCTCCCGCCGAATGGACGGCGATCCTGCTTTCGCTCAGGGTCGCGATCATCGCAACGCTGGTGGCGACGCCGTTCGGCATCGCGCTGGCGTGGCTGCTGGCGCGGCGCGATTTCTGGGGCAAGTCGGTGCTAGATGCCGTCGTACATCTTCCGCTGGTGCTGCCGCCGGTCGTCACCGGCTATCTGCTGCTCCTCAGCTTCGGCCGGCGCGGCCTCGTCGGAGGATTTCTCGCCGATTATCTCGGCATCGTCTTCTCGTTTCGCTGGACCGGCGCGGCGCTCGCTTGCGGGGTGATGGCGTTTCCGCTTTTGGTGCGGCCGATGCGGCTGTCGATCGAGGTGATCGACCGCCGGCTTGAGCAGGCCGCCGAGACGCTTGGCGCAGCACCGTGGAAAGTATTCTTCACGGTGACGCTGCCGCTGGCGCTGCCCGGCGTGCTCGCCGGCATGGTCCTGGGCTTTGCCAAGGCGATCGGCGAGTTCGGCGCGACCATCACCTTCGTCTCCAACATTCCCGGCGAGACCCAGACGATTTCGTCGGCGATCTACTCGCTGATCCAGACGCCGGATGGCGATGCCGCGGCCGGCCGGCTCGTGATCGTCTCGATCGTGCTGGCGCTGGGCGCGCTGATCGCTGCCGAATGGTTCGTCCGCCGCGCCACGCAGCGCCTGCACGGGAACTGA
- the modA gene encoding molybdate ABC transporter substrate-binding protein, translating to MLRISGLFAAFVILAGASLSPAAAEDKTITVFAAASMKNALDEVDAAYTAKTGIGFSVSYAASSVLARQIEQGAPADVFVSADTDWMDYAIAKKTIYDASRVNLLGNSIVLIAPKDSKVDNVTIAQGFDLAKLAGDGRVATGDVKSVPVGKYAKAALEKLGAWQAAEPKFAMAESVRAALTLVARGEAALGIVYSTDAKVDPSVKIVGTFPADSHPAIIYPVAATTTAKAGTSDYLAFLRSSAAKTIFEKYGFKFLVSPTI from the coding sequence ATGTTACGCATTTCAGGACTTTTCGCCGCCTTCGTGATCCTCGCGGGCGCAAGCCTTTCGCCGGCCGCCGCCGAGGACAAGACCATCACCGTGTTCGCCGCCGCCTCGATGAAGAACGCGCTCGACGAGGTCGACGCGGCCTACACCGCCAAGACCGGCATCGGGTTCTCGGTCAGCTATGCCGCGAGCTCCGTGCTGGCGAGGCAGATCGAGCAGGGCGCGCCGGCCGACGTGTTCGTCTCGGCCGACACCGACTGGATGGACTATGCGATCGCCAAGAAGACCATCTACGATGCGTCCAGGGTCAACCTGCTCGGCAACAGCATCGTGCTGATCGCGCCGAAGGATTCCAAGGTCGACAACGTCACCATCGCGCAAGGTTTTGACCTCGCCAAGCTCGCCGGCGACGGCAGGGTCGCGACCGGTGACGTCAAGTCGGTCCCCGTCGGCAAATACGCCAAGGCGGCGCTGGAGAAGCTTGGGGCCTGGCAGGCAGCGGAGCCGAAATTCGCCATGGCCGAGAGCGTGCGCGCCGCGCTGACGCTGGTCGCCCGCGGCGAGGCCGCGCTCGGCATCGTCTATTCCACCGACGCCAAGGTCGATCCTTCCGTCAAGATCGTCGGCACTTTCCCGGCGGACTCGCATCCGGCGATCATCTATCCGGTTGCGGCGACTACGACCGCCAAGGCCGGGACCAGCGACTATCTCGCCTTCCTGCGCTCCTCGGCCGCCAAGACCATCTTTGAAAAATACGGCTTCAAGTTCCTGGTCAGCCCGACAATCTGA
- the mepA gene encoding penicillin-insensitive murein endopeptidase — translation MSRRCIVPLLLVMTFLSAGDAPAQDKGSVNPKPLPPLANPNDPDLAAKELFARKLLPSKGPAHVIGSYTKGCIGGADQMPVNGDHWQVMRLSRNRSYGHPDMIALIKRLAAKAHKDAGWPGILVGDIAQPRGGPALSGHASHQIGLDADIWLTPMPDRRLSREEREDMSAVMMVRQDRLDIDPRVFTPGHVLVLRDAAREPAVQRIFVNAAIKKALCREAKGDRAWLSKIRPWWGHDYHFHIRMRCPAGAGECEGQPSQSEDEGCKPADLAYWFSDAVLHPKPPPEPPKPKPPMTLAQMPAACKAVLHAGDAKP, via the coding sequence ATGAGTCGCCGCTGCATTGTCCCCCTCCTGCTTGTCATGACGTTCCTGTCCGCCGGCGACGCGCCGGCCCAGGACAAGGGCAGCGTGAATCCGAAGCCGCTGCCGCCGCTCGCCAACCCGAACGACCCGGACCTCGCCGCGAAGGAACTATTCGCGCGAAAACTGCTGCCGTCGAAGGGACCGGCGCATGTCATCGGCTCCTACACCAAGGGCTGCATCGGCGGCGCGGATCAGATGCCGGTCAACGGCGATCATTGGCAGGTGATGCGGCTGTCGCGCAACCGCAGCTATGGCCATCCCGACATGATCGCGCTGATCAAGCGGCTCGCGGCCAAGGCGCACAAGGACGCGGGATGGCCGGGCATCCTGGTCGGCGACATCGCCCAGCCGCGCGGCGGCCCGGCGCTGTCGGGCCATGCCAGCCACCAGATCGGTCTCGATGCCGACATCTGGCTGACGCCGATGCCGGACCGCCGCCTCTCGCGCGAGGAGCGCGAGGACATGTCGGCGGTGATGATGGTGCGCCAGGACCGGCTCGACATCGACCCCCGCGTGTTCACGCCCGGCCATGTGCTGGTGCTGCGCGATGCGGCGCGGGAGCCGGCGGTGCAGCGCATCTTCGTCAACGCCGCGATCAAGAAGGCGCTGTGCCGCGAGGCCAAGGGCGACCGCGCCTGGCTCTCGAAGATCCGCCCCTGGTGGGGCCACGACTACCATTTTCACATCCGCATGCGCTGCCCGGCCGGTGCCGGCGAGTGCGAGGGCCAGCCGTCGCAGTCCGAGGACGAAGGCTGCAAGCCCGCCGATCTCGCCTATTGGTTCTCCGATGCGGTGCTGCACCCCAAGCCGCCGCCGGAGCCGCCAAAGCCAAAGCCGCCGATGACGCTGGCGCAGATGCCGGCGGCCTGTAAAGCGGTGCTGCATGCGGGCGATGCGAAGCCGTAA
- a CDS encoding bifunctional diguanylate cyclase/phosphodiesterase: MRVRTGRSPRKLRFARTQRALSGRDEVLRSRAEAEAAIADARKSHERLRQAVDILPQGIVFLDAEGRYVLWNKKYAEIYSKTADLFEEGARLEDTLRIGVARGDYPEAAGHEDEWIAERLRRLYQPGARHEQKLSDGRVILIDERLTDDGGVVGLRVDITELKQREASFRLLFDGNPVPMIVCALDDERILGVNDAAVAHYGYSRAEFERLTIRALQAFDSEPPWIADRSSEEQAGRTWKHVKADGALIDLAIYFRELTYAERPAVLLALMDITERKRAEARLAFMAQHDALTGLPNRTLLRQQMDEMLLHTRRSAEKVALLMLGLDNFKAVNDTLGHAVGDKLLRGVAKRLRSTLREEDALARLNSDEFAILQSGLTRPEDAVGLAKRLLEAIADPYLLDGHSVVIGASIGIAMAPGDGDESEKLLKSADMALSRAKQDARGSFAFFEAALDARAQSRRKIEVELRDAIQHDVLRPYYQPLIDLQSGRITGFEALVRWPHAERGMVSPAEFIPVAEDTGLINPLGRLMLRRACLDAATWPDDVRVAVNLSPLQFRSGNLLSMVTEALKASGLPPRRLELEITETLLLEKSAQVLATLHALRALGVRISMDDFGTGYSSLSYLRSFPFDKIKIDQSFVRDLGANREAQAIIRSIVSLGKGLGVTITAEGVETEAELSCLRAEGCDEGQGFLFSKARPNIEIVSLLVAQRGIDGGEAALVA; encoded by the coding sequence GTGCGTGTCCGGACCGGCCGATCGCCGCGCAAGCTGCGCTTCGCGCGCACGCAGCGGGCCCTCTCCGGACGCGACGAAGTCCTGCGCAGTCGCGCCGAGGCGGAAGCCGCGATCGCGGACGCGCGCAAATCCCATGAGCGCCTGCGCCAGGCCGTCGACATCCTGCCGCAGGGCATCGTGTTTCTCGATGCCGAAGGCCGCTACGTGCTCTGGAACAAGAAATACGCCGAGATCTACAGCAAGACCGCCGATCTGTTCGAAGAGGGCGCGCGCCTCGAAGACACGCTGCGCATCGGTGTTGCCCGCGGCGACTACCCGGAGGCCGCGGGCCACGAGGACGAGTGGATCGCCGAGCGCCTGCGAAGGCTCTATCAGCCCGGCGCGCGCCACGAACAGAAGCTGTCGGACGGCCGCGTCATCCTGATCGACGAGCGCCTGACCGATGATGGCGGCGTGGTTGGCCTCCGCGTCGACATCACCGAATTGAAGCAGCGCGAGGCCTCGTTCCGCCTGCTGTTCGACGGCAATCCCGTCCCCATGATCGTCTGCGCGCTGGACGATGAGCGCATCCTCGGTGTCAACGATGCCGCGGTCGCACATTACGGTTACAGCCGCGCCGAGTTCGAGCGGCTGACGATCCGCGCCCTGCAGGCCTTCGACAGCGAGCCGCCCTGGATCGCCGACCGTTCGAGCGAGGAACAGGCCGGCCGCACCTGGAAGCACGTCAAGGCCGATGGTGCGCTGATCGACCTTGCGATCTATTTCCGCGAACTGACCTATGCCGAGCGGCCGGCGGTGCTGCTTGCGCTGATGGACATCACCGAGCGCAAGCGTGCCGAGGCGCGCCTCGCCTTCATGGCCCAGCATGACGCCCTGACCGGCCTGCCCAACCGCACCCTGCTGCGCCAGCAGATGGACGAGATGCTGCTGCACACGCGGCGCAGCGCCGAGAAGGTCGCGCTGCTGATGCTGGGGCTCGACAACTTCAAGGCGGTCAACGACACGCTGGGGCACGCGGTCGGCGACAAGCTGCTGCGCGGCGTCGCCAAGCGGCTGCGCTCGACGCTGCGCGAGGAAGACGCGCTGGCGCGGCTCAATTCCGACGAATTCGCGATCCTGCAGAGCGGCTTGACGCGGCCCGAGGACGCGGTGGGCCTGGCAAAGCGCCTGCTCGAGGCCATCGCCGATCCCTATCTGCTCGACGGCCATTCCGTGGTGATCGGCGCCTCGATCGGCATCGCCATGGCGCCGGGCGACGGCGATGAGTCCGAGAAGCTGCTCAAGAGCGCCGACATGGCGTTGTCGCGCGCCAAGCAGGATGCGCGCGGCAGCTTCGCGTTCTTCGAGGCCGCGCTCGACGCCAGGGCGCAGAGCCGCCGCAAGATCGAGGTCGAGCTGCGCGATGCGATCCAGCACGACGTGCTGCGTCCGTATTACCAGCCGCTGATCGATCTCCAGAGCGGCCGCATTACCGGCTTCGAAGCGCTGGTGCGCTGGCCGCACGCCGAGCGCGGCATGGTCTCGCCGGCCGAGTTCATTCCGGTGGCCGAGGACACCGGCCTGATCAATCCGCTCGGCCGGCTGATGCTGCGCCGGGCCTGCCTCGATGCCGCGACCTGGCCGGACGACGTCCGCGTCGCCGTCAATTTGTCGCCGCTGCAGTTTCGCAGCGGCAATCTGCTCTCGATGGTGACGGAGGCGCTTAAAGCTTCCGGCCTGCCGCCGCGCCGGCTCGAGCTCGAGATCACCGAGACGCTGCTGCTGGAGAAGAGCGCGCAGGTGCTGGCGACGCTGCATGCCTTGCGCGCGCTGGGTGTGCGCATCTCGATGGACGATTTCGGCACCGGCTATTCCAGCCTCAGCTATTTGCGCAGCTTCCCCTTCGACAAGATCAAGATCGACCAGTCCTTCGTCCGCGATCTCGGCGCCAACCGCGAGGCGCAGGCGATCATCCGCTCCATCGTCAGCCTCGGCAAGGGCTTGGGGGTCACCATCACCGCCGAAGGCGTCGAGACCGAAGCCGAGCTCAGCTGCCTCAGGGCCGAAGGCTGCGACGAAGGCCAGGGCTTTCTGTTCAGCAAGGCCCGGCCCAATATCGAGATCGTCAGCCTGCTCGTCGCCCAGCGCGGCATCGACGGCGGCGAGGCTGCGCTGGTGGCGTAG
- a CDS encoding RDD family protein → MISDAPPLPLPGPRYARFSRRFKAVLLDWMLATALLFGALAVASNVASDGLSRSLGVAVVVILLLYEPVLVWRAGGTLGHIWTNLRVVDDHGGNLSFAKALARFAVKSILGWYSFVILAATRRNQAVHDLLTHSTVQIRDPAKAKPGQFITERREDDPTMPSRLRRALVTMVYLALGVFLYLGVLAVLVRAGVLSRACLYQDVCNGSDHIVDSAAAVALVLMIALVIVMGWRGRLLGARKA, encoded by the coding sequence ATGATTTCTGATGCGCCTCCGCTGCCGCTGCCTGGCCCGCGCTATGCCCGCTTCTCGCGCCGGTTCAAGGCCGTTCTGCTGGACTGGATGCTGGCGACGGCCCTGCTGTTCGGCGCCCTGGCGGTTGCCAGCAATGTCGCGAGCGATGGACTCAGCCGCAGTCTCGGCGTCGCGGTCGTCGTCATCCTGCTGCTCTACGAGCCGGTGCTGGTCTGGCGCGCCGGCGGCACGCTCGGGCATATCTGGACCAATTTGCGCGTCGTCGACGACCACGGCGGCAATCTGAGCTTCGCCAAGGCGTTGGCGCGCTTTGCCGTCAAGAGCATTCTGGGCTGGTATTCGTTCGTGATCCTGGCTGCCACGCGCCGCAACCAGGCGGTGCACGATCTGCTGACGCATTCGACCGTCCAGATCCGCGATCCCGCCAAGGCGAAGCCCGGCCAGTTCATCACGGAGCGGCGCGAGGACGATCCAACCATGCCCTCGCGCCTGCGGCGTGCGCTCGTGACAATGGTGTATCTGGCGCTCGGTGTCTTCCTCTATCTCGGTGTGCTCGCGGTCCTGGTCCGCGCCGGCGTCCTGTCGCGGGCGTGCCTCTACCAGGACGTTTGCAACGGAAGCGACCACATCGTCGACTCCGCCGCCGCTGTGGCCCTCGTGCTGATGATTGCCCTGGTTATCGTCATGGGCTGGCGCGGCCGGCTGCTCGGTGCTCGCAAGGCGTAG
- a CDS encoding acyl-CoA dehydrogenase family protein, with protein sequence MTKASTIDLVERARAIAPLIAREADEIERTRRLTPAVVAALIENGLYRALLPQSLGGTEAPIEIFMQMLEEIAKADASTAWCLGQCSVCAMIAAWLDRDTAQEIFNTPPGILAWGAIAHEARSVGGGYRVTARWDFASGSRQASWLGAHVRIVGADGSPRKNADGSAEVRTILFPATSAVLHDVWQAIGLAGTGTDSYEVADLFIPERFTAFRDVASALRETGPLYKIGTGSAFSLGFAAVSLGVARATLNAAIALARAKHPSLAGSAMRDNQAVQGLIGRTEGDLRAARAYLYATAHAMWHDLCLTGEFSAAHRSAVRLAATWTIHQSGRVVDAAYHMAGATAVFRKHPFERRFRDMHAIAQQIQARDSHYEDVGKAILAEGSGAKN encoded by the coding sequence ATGACAAAGGCCTCGACCATCGACCTCGTCGAACGGGCCCGCGCCATTGCGCCGCTGATCGCGCGCGAGGCGGACGAGATCGAGCGGACGCGGCGGCTGACGCCGGCGGTCGTCGCCGCGCTGATCGAGAACGGGCTCTATCGCGCCCTCCTCCCGCAAAGTCTCGGCGGCACCGAGGCCCCGATCGAGATCTTCATGCAGATGCTGGAGGAGATCGCGAAGGCTGACGCCTCGACCGCCTGGTGTCTCGGCCAGTGCAGCGTCTGCGCGATGATCGCGGCCTGGCTCGACCGCGACACCGCGCAGGAGATCTTCAATACACCGCCCGGCATCCTGGCCTGGGGCGCGATCGCGCATGAGGCGCGCAGCGTCGGGGGCGGCTATCGCGTCACGGCGCGGTGGGATTTCGCCTCGGGCTCGCGGCAGGCGAGCTGGCTCGGGGCCCATGTGCGCATCGTCGGGGCCGACGGCAGCCCGCGGAAAAATGCCGACGGCTCGGCGGAGGTGCGCACCATCCTGTTCCCCGCCACGAGCGCGGTGTTGCACGACGTGTGGCAGGCGATCGGCCTTGCCGGCACCGGCACGGATTCCTACGAGGTGGCCGACCTCTTCATCCCCGAGCGCTTCACGGCGTTTCGCGACGTGGCCTCGGCGCTTCGCGAGACGGGCCCGCTCTACAAAATCGGCACCGGCTCTGCCTTCAGCCTCGGCTTTGCCGCGGTCTCGCTCGGCGTCGCACGCGCCACGCTGAATGCCGCCATCGCGCTGGCGCGCGCAAAGCACCCCTCATTGGCAGGCAGCGCCATGCGCGACAATCAGGCCGTCCAGGGGCTGATCGGCCGCACCGAAGGCGATTTGCGCGCGGCCCGCGCCTATCTGTACGCCACCGCGCATGCGATGTGGCACGACCTCTGCCTCACGGGCGAATTCAGCGCGGCCCATCGCAGCGCGGTCCGCTTGGCGGCGACCTGGACCATCCATCAATCGGGACGCGTGGTCGACGCCGCCTATCACATGGCGGGCGCGACCGCGGTGTTCCGAAAGCATCCGTTCGAGCGACGGTTTCGCGACATGCACGCCATCGCGCAGCAGATCCAGGCGCGGGACAGCCATTATGAAGACGTGGGCAAGGCGATCCTGGCGGAGGGCTCCGGCGCCAAGAACTGA
- a CDS encoding alkaline phosphatase D family protein, whose protein sequence is MVSLREPGLGPIVGHTTDTTARIWVRAADPADDRAQLDENRRTIGVIGIVEDGKINFAWYFRLNREFDRTGTFVLGSDVQLGYYDSIDLDSVEEVAVAVNLNKNVPAKPLMPNTAYTVRVGVLTVDDPTPNTSRTSDLQLIAILPDINIIKNDLLGLDPSKCEATFRTFPPAGQIADTLAFLLGSCRYPGLLWKIKEADQIFGPMSQHFKDSPIGPAASFTMMCGDQIYADMLNRFVPILRAERYDEFQERYTTAYSAQNLRNLLQRSSTYMILDDHEIEDNWTQDRLKGDPGKHMVFNYAVTAYMNYQWSHSPRTWGRLLYYTFDCGGYPFFVLDTRTQRYKNNNDRALDNGLRDNYMLGYPTIDEHHPGQMRRLKDWLSQMQKDRNNVPKFIVSSSVFVPNAMDERIDDRTKKGLDTLLFDVNGNNRDDSDSWPAFPQTRKELLDHIVDEAIQNVVFLSGDIHCSNVAEISFERDQGQRKRALPLRAFAVTSSAFYWPFPFADGDPNGYVHNSRLPEQWDAFPLKDGKTRMHYKSWGFTQDDNFARLEIDRTKSQLKVRVFDRNGKPVVNTEVASGKNVPLETDLQLEPWT, encoded by the coding sequence ATGGTCAGTTTGCGCGAGCCGGGACTTGGACCGATTGTCGGTCACACCACTGATACGACAGCCAGGATTTGGGTCCGCGCTGCGGACCCCGCGGATGACAGGGCGCAGCTCGACGAAAATCGCCGCACCATTGGCGTGATCGGGATCGTGGAAGACGGCAAGATCAATTTCGCTTGGTACTTCCGGCTCAACCGCGAATTTGACCGCACGGGGACCTTCGTCCTCGGCTCTGACGTCCAGCTCGGCTACTATGACTCGATCGACCTCGACAGCGTGGAAGAAGTCGCAGTCGCGGTAAACCTGAACAAGAACGTGCCGGCAAAGCCGCTCATGCCGAATACGGCATACACCGTTCGGGTCGGCGTCCTCACGGTCGACGATCCCACGCCGAACACGTCCCGGACGTCGGATCTGCAACTCATCGCGATCTTGCCTGACATCAACATCATCAAGAACGATCTGTTGGGGCTCGATCCATCGAAATGCGAAGCGACGTTCCGCACCTTCCCGCCTGCGGGGCAGATCGCCGACACTCTCGCATTCCTGCTCGGATCGTGCCGCTATCCGGGGCTGCTTTGGAAGATCAAGGAGGCCGACCAGATCTTCGGGCCGATGTCCCAGCACTTCAAGGACAGCCCGATCGGCCCGGCGGCTTCCTTCACCATGATGTGCGGCGATCAGATCTATGCCGACATGCTCAATCGCTTCGTTCCGATCCTGCGGGCCGAGCGGTACGACGAATTTCAGGAGCGCTATACGACGGCCTATTCGGCGCAGAACCTGCGCAATCTGCTGCAGCGATCGAGCACCTACATGATCCTCGACGACCACGAGATCGAGGACAACTGGACCCAGGACCGGCTGAAAGGCGATCCCGGCAAGCACATGGTGTTCAACTACGCGGTCACCGCCTACATGAACTACCAATGGAGCCACAGTCCGCGCACCTGGGGGCGTCTGCTGTACTATACGTTCGATTGCGGCGGCTACCCGTTCTTCGTTCTCGACACCCGCACGCAGCGTTACAAGAACAACAACGACCGCGCGTTGGATAACGGACTGCGCGACAATTACATGCTCGGCTATCCCACCATCGACGAGCATCATCCCGGACAAATGCGCAGGCTGAAAGACTGGCTTTCGCAGATGCAGAAGGATCGCAACAACGTCCCGAAGTTCATCGTCTCATCCAGCGTGTTCGTTCCGAATGCGATGGACGAACGGATCGACGACCGGACGAAGAAAGGTCTCGATACCCTGCTGTTCGACGTCAACGGAAACAATCGCGACGACAGTGATAGCTGGCCGGCATTCCCGCAGACGCGTAAGGAACTGCTCGACCACATCGTCGACGAAGCCATCCAGAATGTCGTCTTCCTCTCCGGCGACATTCACTGCTCAAATGTCGCCGAAATCTCCTTCGAGCGGGATCAGGGTCAGAGGAAGAGAGCCCTGCCTCTCAGGGCATTCGCGGTCACGTCATCGGCGTTCTATTGGCCATTTCCGTTCGCCGATGGAGACCCGAATGGGTACGTGCACAATTCCCGATTGCCCGAGCAATGGGACGCGTTTCCGCTCAAGGACGGCAAGACGCGCATGCATTACAAGTCATGGGGCTTTACCCAGGACGACAATTTCGCGCGCCTCGAGATCGACAGGACGAAATCGCAGCTCAAGGTTCGCGTGTTCGATCGCAACGGCAAACCGGTCGTGAACACCGAGGTCGCGTCGGGCAAGAACGTTCCGCTGGAGACCGACTTGCAACTGGAGCCCTGGACTTAG
- a CDS encoding amidase family protein, with amino-acid sequence MDQPIRGDAKAPAMPTPQQASMSEIIDALAGGRITATLLTELYLARIEAYDRNGPALNSVRALNPNARAIAGERDGIRPSVERPLAGVPILLKDNIATGDKPQTTAGSLALEGARAWSEHKLLRLAHAFEQATRARKPPPER; translated from the coding sequence ATGGACCAGCCGATCCGCGGCGATGCGAAGGCGCCGGCCATGCCGACGCCGCAGCAAGCGTCGATGAGCGAGATCATCGACGCCCTGGCCGGCGGACGGATCACCGCCACGCTGCTGACCGAGCTCTATCTCGCGCGTATCGAGGCCTATGACCGCAACGGGCCCGCGCTCAATTCGGTTCGCGCGCTCAATCCCAATGCGCGCGCGATCGCGGGCGAGCGCGACGGCATCAGGCCATCGGTGGAGCGGCCGCTGGCCGGCGTGCCGATTCTGCTCAAGGACAACATCGCCACCGGCGACAAGCCGCAGACCACGGCGGGCTCGCTGGCGCTGGAAGGGGCGCGCGCCTGGAGCGAGCACAAGCTGCTGCGGCTGGCACACGCCTTCGAGCAGGCAACGCGGGCGCGCAAGCCGCCGCCGGAGCGCTGA
- a CDS encoding GNAT family N-acetyltransferase — protein MTGRAVQGKLPVLPAVSDKRSMECTIRPAREDDADGISEVIVRALRETNAKDYTDAIIERIECSFDPDSVRQLIGQRTIFVAAIGSRVVGTAGLDGSVVRTVFVAPDAQARGIGKRLMAEVERVARERNIPALTLSSSVTAEIFYARLGFRVVRDSYHGDERTIVMERELDDAP, from the coding sequence ATGACCGGTCGTGCAGTGCAGGGTAAGCTTCCAGTCCTTCCAGCGGTTTCAGACAAGCGATCCATGGAGTGCACGATCCGGCCCGCGCGCGAAGACGACGCCGATGGCATCAGTGAGGTCATCGTGCGTGCGCTGCGCGAGACCAATGCCAAGGACTACACGGACGCGATCATTGAAAGGATCGAGTGCAGTTTTGACCCGGACTCAGTCAGGCAGCTGATCGGGCAGCGCACGATCTTCGTTGCCGCCATCGGCAGCCGCGTCGTTGGAACGGCAGGCCTCGATGGCAGCGTCGTCCGTACCGTCTTCGTGGCACCCGATGCCCAGGCCCGCGGTATCGGCAAGCGGCTGATGGCGGAGGTCGAGCGTGTCGCACGCGAGCGAAACATTCCTGCCTTGACACTCTCGTCCTCGGTCACCGCGGAGATATTCTATGCCAGGCTCGGGTTCAGGGTGGTGCGCGACAGCTACCATGGTGATGAACGCACGATCGTCATGGAGCGCGAGCTCGATGACGCGCCATAG
- a CDS encoding helix-turn-helix domain-containing protein → MGLTAVDLGLRGAVSGVFLLIIIVALLRRATDQHTLLGMAMSAGGVFYAITTAPYFPKAFWWWVLPILSAQPAVFWLWARAAFDDDFVLKRWHGAVWLAMVAFGFALTLGWANWPALAGAGGRVLSLVTLGLAVAAAVQTVKTWRVDLVARRRRLRLAMLAINVGLIAVVAGAGFAAIPVVVPGGAGSFPTALCLFVVAMLAGVGTFGMPTAVTANDATAAIAPGDISPQARRADRATTGGVAVDPLLLRRLDHVMTVERVYRQEGLAIGALAARFDVPEYRLRQAINEGLGYRNFNAFLNRYRIEDAKTALSDPAQREVPVLTIAMDAGFQSIGPFNRAFKAETGMTPSEFRRDALVQTAPGSARDQEIGQWRRDIG, encoded by the coding sequence ATGGGGCTCACGGCTGTCGATCTCGGGCTGCGCGGCGCGGTGAGCGGGGTGTTCCTGCTGATCATTATCGTGGCGCTGCTGCGTCGAGCCACCGATCAGCACACGTTGTTGGGCATGGCCATGTCGGCCGGTGGCGTGTTCTACGCCATCACGACCGCGCCATACTTTCCCAAGGCGTTCTGGTGGTGGGTGTTGCCGATCCTGTCGGCGCAACCCGCCGTGTTCTGGCTGTGGGCGCGCGCGGCGTTCGACGACGATTTCGTGCTGAAGCGATGGCACGGCGCGGTCTGGCTTGCCATGGTCGCCTTCGGATTCGCGCTCACACTGGGTTGGGCGAACTGGCCTGCCTTGGCCGGGGCCGGTGGTCGGGTTCTGTCATTGGTCACTCTGGGGCTGGCGGTCGCAGCCGCGGTCCAGACCGTCAAGACCTGGCGCGTCGACCTTGTAGCGCGGCGACGCCGGCTGCGGCTGGCGATGCTCGCGATCAATGTCGGGCTCATTGCGGTGGTGGCCGGTGCTGGCTTTGCGGCGATTCCCGTCGTCGTCCCCGGTGGCGCCGGGAGCTTTCCGACCGCGCTGTGCCTGTTCGTGGTGGCTATGTTGGCCGGCGTGGGGACTTTTGGCATGCCGACGGCCGTCACGGCCAACGACGCCACGGCAGCGATTGCGCCTGGTGACATCAGCCCGCAGGCCCGAAGGGCCGATCGTGCCACGACCGGCGGAGTAGCGGTCGATCCCCTCCTGCTCCGGCGGCTCGATCATGTCATGACCGTCGAGCGGGTCTACCGGCAGGAAGGACTTGCAATCGGGGCGCTCGCCGCGCGGTTCGACGTTCCCGAGTATCGGCTCAGGCAGGCGATCAACGAAGGCCTCGGCTATCGCAACTTCAATGCCTTCCTCAATCGCTATCGCATCGAAGATGCCAAGACGGCGCTGTCCGATCCGGCCCAGCGCGAGGTGCCGGTGCTGACCATTGCGATGGATGCCGGCTTTCAGTCGATCGGTCCGTTCAACCGCGCCTTCAAGGCCGAGACGGGCATGACCCCGAGCGAATTTCGGCGCGACGCCCTGGTCCAAACGGCGCCGGGCTCGGCGCGCGATCAGGAAATCGGCCAGTGGCGCCGCGACATCGGTTAG